From Hordeum vulgare subsp. vulgare unplaced genomic scaffold, MorexV3_pseudomolecules_assembly, whole genome shotgun sequence, the proteins below share one genomic window:
- the LOC123419761 gene encoding ATP synthase subunit beta, chloroplastic has protein sequence MRTNPTTSRPGVSTSEEKSTGRIDQIIGPVLDVTFPPGKLPYIYNALVVQSRDTADKQINVTCEVQQLLGNNRVRAVAMSATDGLMRGMEVIDTGAPLSVPVGGATLGRIFNVLGEPVDNLGPVDSSATFPIHRSAPAFIELDTKLSIFETGIKVVDLLAPYRRGGKIGLFGGAGVGKTVLIMELINNIAKAHGGVSVFGGVGERTREGNDLYMEMKESGVINEKNIEESKVALVYGQMNEPPGARMRVGLTALTMAEYFRDVNKQDVLLFIDNIFRFVQAGSEVSALLGRMPSAVGYQPTLSTEMGSLQERIASTKKGSITSIQAVYVPADDLTDPAPATTFAHLDATTVLSRGLASKGIYPAVDPLDSTSTMLQPRIVGNEHYETAQRVKETLQRYKELQDIIAILGLDELSEEDRLTVARARKIERFLSQPFFVAEVFTGSPGKYVALAETIRGFQLILSGELDGLPEQAFYLVGNIDEASTKAITLEEENKSQK, from the coding sequence ATGAGAACCAATCCTACTACTTCTCGTCCCGGGGTTTCCACAAGTGAAGAAAAAAGTACAGGtcgtatcgatcaaattattggaCCCGTGCTGGATGTCACTTTTCCCCCGGGCAAGTTACCTTATATTTATAACGCTTTAGTAGTCCAGAGTAGAGACACTGCCGATAAGCAAATTAATGTGACTTGTGAGGTACAACAATTATTAGGAAATAATCGAGTTAGAGCTGTAGCTATGAGTGCTACGGACGGGTTGATGAGAGGAATGGAAGTGATTGACACGGGAGCTCCTCTCAGTGTTCCGGTCGGTGGAGCTACTCTCGGACGAATTTTCAACGTTCTTGGGGAGCCTGTTGACAATTTGGGTCCTGTAGATAGTAGTGCAACGTTCCCTATTCATAGATCTGCGCCTGCCTTTATCGAGTTAGATACGAAATTATCCATCTTTGAAACAGGTATTAAGGTCGTCGATCTTTTAGCTCCTTATCGACGTGGAGGAAAAATAGGACTATTTGGGGGGGCTGGAGTAGGTAAAACAGTACTGATCATGGAATTAATCAATAACATTGCTAAAGCTCATGGGGGCGTATCCGTATTCGGTGGAGTAGGGGAACGGACTCGTGAAGGAAATGATCTTTATATGGAAATGAAGGAATCCGGAGTAATTAATGAAAAAAATATTGAAGAATCAAAGGTAGCTCTAGTCTATGGCCAAATGAATGAACCACCGGGAGCTCGTATGAGAGTTGGTTTAACTGCCCTAACTATGGCAGAATATTTCCGAGATGTTAATAAGCAAGACGTGCTTTTATTTATCGATAATATCTTTCGTTTTGTTCAAGCAGGATCAGAGGTATCCGCTTTATTAGGGAGAATGCCCTCCGCAGTGGGTTATCAACCTACTCTTAGTACAGAAATGGGTTCTTTGCAAGAAAGAATTGCTTCTACTAAAAAGGGATCTATAACTTCGATTCAAGCAGTTTATGTACCTGCGGACGATTTGACCGACCCTGcccctgccacaacatttgcacaTTTGGATGCTACTACCGTACTTTCCAGAGGATTAGCTTCCAAGGGTATTTATCCAGCAGTAGATCCTTTAGATTCAACATCAACTATGTTACAGCCTCGGATCGTTGGCAACGAACATTATGAAACTGCGCAAAGAGTTAAGGAAACTTTACAACGTTACAAAGAACTTCAGGACATTATCGCAATTCTTGGCTTGGATGAATTATCGGAAGAGGATCGTTTAACTGTAGCAAGAGCAAGAAAAATTGAGCGTTTCTTATCACAACCGTTCTTTGTGGCAGAAGTTTTTACTGGTTCTCCAGGAAAGTATGTTGCTCTTGCGGAAACTATTAGGGGATTTCAACTAATCCTTTCCGGAGAATTAGACGGCCTACCTGAACAGGCTTTTTATTTGGTGGGTAACATCGATGAAGCTAGCACGAAAGCTATAACcttagaagaggagaacaaatcgcAGAAATGA